GAAGAGCTCGAAGGCGGTGCGTGCCGCGCGCGCCTTGAGGCGCGCGTCGAGGATGGCCGCGAGATCTGCATCGAGCGCGGCTGCGGTGCTGCTCATGGTCTCTCCATCCGGCGCTCGGGTCGAGCGCGGAGGGCGGTCAGGACTTGGCGGAGGCGATGGCGGCGGCGGTCGCGTCCTTGCCGAGGATGACCTCCACCTCCTCGTGGGGGCGGGGGATGACGTGCACGGAGATCACCTCGCCGACCTTCCCGGCGGCGACCGCGCCGGCGTCGGTGGCGGCCTTCACCGCGCCGACGTCGCCGCGGACCATGACGGTGACCAGCCCGCCGCCGATCTGCTCGCGTCCGATCAGGCGGACGTTGGCGGCCTTGACCATGGCGTCGGCGGCCTCGATGGCGCCCACCAGGCCCCTGGTCTCGACCAGGCCCAGGGCGCCGACGGGGATCCCGTTGCCGTTGTACCCGGTGCTGGGACTCATTGACTGCTCACCTCATGTCTCGTGTCTTGTCGAATCTCGGCCGCCCCTCGACGACCACGGTGTCAACGATCCCCACCACGGCGAGGTCCACGGGGGTACCGGCGGTGCGCGCGCCGACCCGCGCGGCGCTGCCCGTGGTCACCACCACCACCTCGCCCTCCCCCGCACCGGCGAGGTCGACGGCCACGTAGGGCATGCGCTGAACGGTCGCGCCGTTGGCAGGCTCGAGGTAGTCGAGGTCGTGGACGAGCAGGAGCTTGAACCCGTTGAGCTCGGGCTCCTTCACCGTCGCCACCACCTGGCCGACGACCCGTGCGAGACGCACCACCATGCCTCCATCAACGGCCGGTCTCAGCGGTCGGAGAACCGCTGCCCATGAGGTTGTACCCGGCGCCCGGAGGCACTGGCATTGGCCATGGGGGATAGGAAAGTACGGTGAGGTGTTATCTCCCGTCTCCGTGGCCGCGGCCCCCGCGCGGCGTCAAGATGGAGACACTCGCAGCATGAGGGGCGCGCATTCGGAGGAACGTGAACACGCCACGGCACGACGCCGCAGCAGGGGTGGCCCGGTGACCCCCAGCACCGTGATCTTCGACTTCGACGGGACGCTGGTGAAGACCCGGGAGGCATCCTGGCGGCTGTTCCAGCGGACCAACGCGGAGTTCGACCTCGGCGTCGACCGCCCCGAGGACTTCTACGCGCTCTTCCGGCGCAACTTCTACGCCGCCCTCGACGAGGTGTGCTCCGGCGACCCCGCGCGCCTCGACCGGGTGCGCGCACACTTTCTCCAGCTGCTGCGCGACGAGTACAGCCCCGACCTCGTGCCCGGCATGGGGGACGTCATCCACCGGCTGGCGGGCAGCTGCACCCTGGTGCTGGCGTCGTCGAACACCATGGAGTCGGTGCGCCGCACCATGGAGCGGCACGGCCTCGCCTGCTGCTTCGCCCACGCGTTCACCGGTGACCTCGAGCCCGACAAGGCGGCGAGCATCCGCTGCTTCCTCGCCGACCCCGGCTACTCGATGCGCCGCCTCTGCGAGCCCGAGTACACGGAGGAGTGCGCGGCGGTCGCCCAGCAGGGCGACGAGGTGGTGCTGGTCACCGACACCGTCGGCGACGTCGAGGAGGCGATCCGCTGCGGCATCCGCGCCGTCGGCGTG
This genomic interval from Candidatus Dormiibacterota bacterium contains the following:
- a CDS encoding HAD family hydrolase, whose amino-acid sequence is MTPSTVIFDFDGTLVKTREASWRLFQRTNAEFDLGVDRPEDFYALFRRNFYAALDEVCSGDPARLDRVRAHFLQLLRDEYSPDLVPGMGDVIHRLAGSCTLVLASSNTMESVRRTMERHGLACCFAHAFTGDLEPDKAASIRCFLADPGYSMRRLCEPEYTEECAAVAQQGDEVVLVTDTVGDVEEAIRCGIRAVGVVWGMHTADELLAAGAEFVAIWPQELLTHLLDDPTVAVTCAVARTAAPPAVTPVLDQARRAAATRRRQRVAAASALGSHGCGCESCAVPVVGSNGNGVSAAPVAVDPMLRDAVARLVWLSANGHRQ
- a CDS encoding BMC domain-containing protein, producing the protein MPVGALGLVETRGLVGAIEAADAMVKAANVRLIGREQIGGGLVTVMVRGDVGAVKAATDAGAVAAGKVGEVISVHVIPRPHEEVEVILGKDATAAAIASAKS
- a CDS encoding EutN/CcmL family microcompartment protein, with protein sequence MRLARVVGQVVATVKEPELNGFKLLLVHDLDYLEPANGATVQRMPYVAVDLAGAGEGEVVVVTTGSAARVGARTAGTPVDLAVVGIVDTVVVEGRPRFDKTRDMR